From one Streptomyces sp. N50 genomic stretch:
- the rplV gene encoding 50S ribosomal protein L22 — translation MEARAQARYIRVTPMKARRVVDLIRGMDATEAQAVLRFAPQAASVPVGKVLDSAIANAAHNYDHTDAGSLVISEAYVDEGPTLKRFRPRAQGRAYRIRKRTSHITVVVSSKEGTR, via the coding sequence ATGGAAGCCAGGGCCCAGGCGCGGTACATCCGCGTCACGCCCATGAAGGCCCGCCGCGTGGTGGACCTCATCCGTGGCATGGACGCCACGGAGGCTCAGGCGGTCCTGCGTTTCGCCCCGCAGGCCGCGAGCGTGCCGGTCGGCAAGGTGCTGGACAGCGCCATTGCCAACGCCGCACACAACTACGACCACACCGACGCCGGCAGCCTCGTCATTTCCGAGGCGTACGTCGACGAGGGTCCGACCCTGAAGCGGTTCCGGCCGCGTGCCCAGGGCCGCGCCTACCGGATCCGCAAGCGGACCAGCCACATCACCGTGGTCGTCAGCAGCAAGGAAGGAACCCGGTAA
- the rplB gene encoding 50S ribosomal protein L2, with protein sequence MGIRKYKPTTPGRRGSSVADFVEVTRSTPEKSLVRPLHSKGGRNNSGRVTVRHQGGGHKRAYRVIDFRRHDKDGVPAKVAHIEYDPNRTARIALLHYADGEKRYILAPRNLQQGDRVENGPGADIKPGNNLALRNIPVGTTIHAIELRPGGGAKFARSAGASVQLLAKEGTMAHLRMPSGEIRLVDQRCRATVGEVGNAEQSNINWGKAGRKRWLGVRPSVRGVAMNPVDHPHGGGEGKTSGGRHPVSPWGQKEGRTRSPKKASSKYIVRRRKTNKKR encoded by the coding sequence ATGGGAATCCGCAAGTACAAGCCGACTACGCCGGGCCGCCGTGGCTCCAGCGTCGCCGACTTCGTCGAGGTCACGCGGTCCACGCCGGAGAAGTCGCTGGTTCGCCCGCTGCACAGCAAGGGCGGCCGTAACAATTCCGGTCGTGTGACCGTTCGCCACCAGGGTGGCGGACACAAGCGCGCCTACCGCGTCATCGACTTCCGTCGCCATGACAAGGACGGCGTGCCGGCGAAGGTCGCGCACATCGAGTACGACCCCAACCGCACCGCGCGCATCGCGCTGCTGCACTACGCGGACGGCGAGAAGCGCTACATCCTCGCCCCGCGCAACCTGCAGCAGGGTGACCGCGTCGAGAACGGTCCCGGGGCCGACATCAAGCCGGGCAACAACCTGGCGCTCCGCAACATCCCGGTCGGTACCACGATCCACGCGATCGAGCTCCGTCCCGGTGGCGGCGCCAAGTTCGCCCGCTCCGCCGGTGCCTCGGTGCAGCTGCTCGCGAAGGAGGGCACGATGGCCCACCTTCGTATGCCCTCCGGCGAGATCCGCCTGGTCGACCAGCGCTGCCGCGCCACGGTCGGCGAGGTCGGCAACGCCGAGCAGAGCAACATCAACTGGGGCAAGGCAGGCCGCAAGCGGTGGCTGGGCGTCCGCCCGTCCGTCCGCGGTGTTGCGATGAACCCGGTCGACCACCCGCACGGTGGTGGTGAGGGCAAGACCTCCGGTGGTCGCCACCCGGTCAGCCCGTGGGGTCAGAAGGAGGGTCGTACTCGCTCGCCGAAGAAGGCATCGAGCAAGTACATCGTCCGCCGCCGCAAGACGAACAAGAAGCGCTAG
- the rpsJ gene encoding 30S ribosomal protein S10, which translates to MAGQKIRIRLKAYDHEVIDSSAKKIVETVTRTGASVAGPVPLPTEKNVYCVIKSPHKYKDSREHFEMRTHKRLIDILDPTPKTVDSLMRLDLPAGVDIEIKL; encoded by the coding sequence ATGGCGGGACAGAAGATCCGCATCCGGCTCAAGGCCTACGACCACGAGGTCATCGACTCCTCGGCGAAGAAGATCGTCGAGACGGTGACGCGCACTGGTGCGTCGGTCGCGGGCCCGGTGCCGCTGCCCACTGAGAAGAACGTGTACTGCGTCATCAAGTCGCCGCACAAGTACAAGGACTCGCGCGAGCACTTCGAGATGCGCACGCACAAGCGCCTGATCGACATCCTCGACCCCACCCCCAAGACCGTTGACTCTCTGATGCGACTCGACCTCCCGGCCGGTGTCGACATCGAGATCAAGCTCTAG
- the rplP gene encoding 50S ribosomal protein L16 gives MLIPRRVKHRKQHHPKRRGQAKGGTQVSFGEYGIQALTPAYVTNRQIEAARIAMTRHIKRGGKVWINIYPDRPLTKKPAETRMGSGKGSPEWWIANVHPGRVMFELSYPNEKIAREALTRAAHKLPMKCRIVKREAGEA, from the coding sequence ATGCTGATCCCCCGTAGGGTCAAGCACCGCAAGCAGCACCACCCCAAGCGTCGTGGTCAGGCCAAGGGCGGTACGCAGGTTTCGTTCGGCGAGTACGGCATTCAGGCCCTCACGCCGGCGTACGTGACGAACCGCCAGATCGAGGCCGCCCGTATCGCCATGACCCGCCACATCAAGCGTGGCGGCAAGGTCTGGATCAACATCTACCCGGACCGCCCGCTCACGAAGAAGCCTGCCGAGACCCGCATGGGTTCCGGTAAGGGTTCTCCCGAGTGGTGGATCGCGAACGTGCACCCGGGCCGGGTCATGTTCGAGCTGTCCTACCCCAACGAGAAGATCGCCCGTGAGGCCCTCACTCGCGCAGCGCACAAGCTGCCGATGAAGTGCCGGATCGTCAAGCGCGAGGCAGGTGAAGCGTGA
- the rplC gene encoding 50S ribosomal protein L3 has product MAKQIKGILGEKLGMTQVWDENNRVVPVTVVKAGPNVVTQVRTNDSDGYESVQIAFGEIDPRKVNKPLKGHFAKADVTPRRHLVEIRTAGASEYTLGQEITAEVFEAGVKVDVTGKSKGKGFAGVMKRHNFRGLGAGHGVQRKHRSPGSIGGCATPGRVFKGVRMAGRMGNERVTTQNLTVHAVDAEKGLLLIKGAIPGPNGGLVLVRTAAKGA; this is encoded by the coding sequence ATGGCTAAGCAGATCAAGGGCATCCTGGGCGAGAAGCTCGGCATGACGCAGGTGTGGGACGAGAACAACCGTGTTGTTCCGGTCACCGTCGTCAAGGCCGGCCCGAACGTCGTGACCCAGGTCCGTACGAACGACAGTGACGGCTACGAGTCGGTCCAGATCGCCTTCGGCGAGATCGACCCGCGCAAGGTGAACAAGCCCCTCAAGGGCCACTTCGCCAAGGCCGATGTCACGCCGCGTCGCCACCTCGTCGAGATCCGCACCGCGGGCGCCTCCGAGTACACGCTCGGCCAGGAGATCACCGCTGAGGTGTTCGAGGCCGGCGTCAAGGTCGACGTGACCGGCAAGAGCAAGGGCAAGGGCTTCGCCGGTGTCATGAAGCGCCACAACTTCCGTGGCCTCGGCGCCGGTCACGGTGTCCAGCGCAAGCACCGCTCGCCCGGCTCCATCGGTGGCTGTGCCACCCCGGGTCGTGTGTTCAAGGGCGTCCGCATGGCGGGCCGCATGGGCAACGAGCGGGTCACCACCCAGAACCTGACCGTTCACGCTGTTGACGCGGAGAAGGGACTGCTCCTCATCAAGGGAGCCATCCCTGGTCCGAACGGCGGCCTCGTCCTGGTCCGTACCGCCGCCAAGGGGGCCTGA
- the rpsC gene encoding 30S ribosomal protein S3, with protein sequence MGQKVNPHGFRLGITTDFKSRWYADKLYKDYVKEDVAIRRMMTSGMERAGISKVEIERTRDRVRVDIHTARPGIVIGRRGAEADRIRGDLEKLTGKQVQLNILEVKNPETDAQLVAQAVAEQLSSRVSFRRAMRKSMQSAMKAGAKGIKIQCGGRLGGAEMSRSEFYREGRVPLHTLRANVDYGFFEAKTTFGRIGVKVWIYKGDVKNIAEVRAENAAARAGNRPARGGGPGGDRPARGGGRGGERGGRGRKPQQAASAAEAPKAEAPAAAAPVEAAPSSTGGTEA encoded by the coding sequence ATGGGCCAGAAGGTTAACCCGCACGGGTTCCGGCTCGGCATCACCACGGACTTCAAGTCCCGGTGGTACGCCGACAAGCTGTACAAGGACTACGTCAAGGAAGACGTCGCCATCCGTCGGATGATGACGTCCGGCATGGAGCGCGCCGGCATCTCGAAGGTGGAGATCGAGCGCACCCGTGACCGCGTGCGTGTGGACATCCACACCGCTCGTCCGGGCATCGTCATCGGCCGCCGTGGCGCCGAGGCCGACCGCATCCGCGGCGACCTCGAGAAGCTCACGGGCAAGCAGGTCCAGCTGAACATCCTCGAGGTCAAGAACCCCGAGACGGACGCTCAGCTGGTTGCCCAGGCCGTCGCCGAGCAGCTCTCCTCCCGCGTCTCCTTCCGCCGCGCCATGCGTAAGAGCATGCAGTCGGCGATGAAGGCCGGCGCCAAGGGCATCAAGATCCAGTGCGGTGGCCGCCTCGGCGGCGCCGAGATGTCCCGCTCGGAGTTCTACCGCGAGGGCCGCGTGCCCCTGCACACGCTCCGCGCGAACGTCGACTACGGCTTCTTCGAGGCCAAGACGACCTTCGGCCGTATCGGTGTGAAGGTCTGGATCTACAAGGGCGACGTCAAGAACATCGCCGAGGTCCGCGCCGAGAACGCCGCTGCCCGTGCGGGTAACCGCCCGGCTCGCGGTGGCGGCCCGGGCGGCGACCGCCCGGCCCGCGGCGGTGGCCGCGGTGGCGAGCGTGGTGGCCGCGGCCGCAAGCCGCAGCAGGCCGCTTCCGCTGCCGAGGCCCCCAAGGCCGAGGCTCCGGCGGCTGCCGCTCCGGTCGAGGCCGCGCCCTCTTCTACCGGTGGAACGGAGGCCTGA
- a CDS encoding S41 family peptidase → MRTATATATVIALTLAAGIAAPAASAAGTDHTAAGLWRMDGYGTVVALTHGTYQEYQTTAVSCLKGDTARRTGPGTYTVNGDVLTVRLGKDKNHASVATASSAGHKQLHRIGSLPPTCTKHLPTDPVTSFDVFWQSFEENYPFFAAKGVDWRAVRAEYRPRVHANTSRAELFDIFSAMVRPLHDAHVVVQDGGHTFATGRPGTEPPSPELDARAKKFIEQHDLTGATYHRDFANGRITYADLRGDSQLGYLRISGFGGYLPQENASYASQLAELDRALDTILTSKRVGSLHGLIIDLRINGGGSDAMGLHIASRLTDTPYTAYAKRARNDPGNPAHHTHPEPIPVLPAHSRRYTGPIAILTGGSTVSAGETFTQALMNRPGRTIRIGQPTQGVFSDTLTRHLPNGMAAWLPNEEFLTHSGHTFDGTGIPPQVRVPVFTEEEFAEGRDSGFAGAVGVLGGRATQVSPQKRSTSSPSGTL, encoded by the coding sequence GTGCGTACCGCCACCGCTACCGCCACCGTCATCGCCCTGACCCTCGCCGCGGGCATCGCCGCCCCGGCCGCGTCCGCCGCCGGCACCGATCACACCGCCGCCGGCCTGTGGCGCATGGACGGCTACGGCACGGTCGTCGCCCTCACCCACGGCACGTACCAGGAGTACCAGACCACCGCCGTGAGCTGCCTCAAGGGCGATACGGCCCGGCGGACGGGCCCGGGGACGTACACGGTGAACGGCGACGTCCTGACGGTCCGCCTGGGCAAGGACAAGAACCACGCGTCGGTGGCGACGGCGAGTTCGGCGGGCCACAAGCAACTCCACCGCATCGGGTCCCTGCCGCCGACCTGCACGAAGCATCTACCGACGGACCCCGTCACCTCCTTCGACGTCTTCTGGCAGTCCTTCGAGGAGAACTACCCCTTCTTCGCGGCGAAGGGCGTCGACTGGCGGGCGGTGCGGGCCGAGTACCGTCCGCGGGTCCACGCGAACACGAGCAGGGCGGAACTGTTCGACATCTTCAGCGCGATGGTGCGCCCGCTGCACGACGCGCATGTCGTGGTCCAGGACGGCGGCCACACGTTCGCCACGGGCCGCCCCGGCACGGAACCGCCGAGCCCCGAACTGGACGCCAGGGCAAAGAAGTTCATCGAACAGCACGACCTGACGGGCGCGACGTACCACCGGGACTTCGCCAACGGCCGCATCACGTACGCGGATCTACGGGGTGACAGCCAGCTGGGCTACCTGCGCATCTCGGGCTTCGGCGGCTACCTGCCGCAGGAGAACGCCTCGTACGCGTCCCAACTGGCCGAGCTGGACCGGGCGTTGGACACCATCCTCACGTCGAAACGGGTGGGGTCGCTGCACGGCCTGATCATCGACCTCCGGATCAACGGCGGCGGCTCCGACGCGATGGGCCTCCACATCGCGTCCCGCCTGACGGACACCCCGTACACCGCCTACGCGAAGCGAGCCCGCAACGACCCGGGGAACCCGGCCCACCACACCCACCCCGAACCGATCCCGGTGCTCCCGGCCCACTCCCGCCGCTACACCGGCCCGATCGCGATCCTGACCGGCGGTTCGACGGTGAGCGCGGGCGAGACCTTCACCCAGGCCCTGATGAACCGCCCCGGCAGGACGATCCGCATCGGCCAGCCCACCCAGGGCGTCTTCTCGGACACCCTGACCCGCCACCTGCCGAACGGCATGGCGGCCTGGCTCCCGAACGAGGAGTTCCTGACCCACTCGGGCCACACGTTCGACGGGACGGGGATTCCGCCGCAGGTACGGGTGCCGGTGTTCACGGAGGAGGAGTTCGCGGAGGGGCGGGATTCCGGGTTCGCGGGGGCGGTGGGGGTGTTGGGTGGACGGGCGACGCAGGTGAGCCCTCAGAAGCGTTCGACCTCTTCACCGTCCGGGACCTTGTAG
- the rpmC gene encoding 50S ribosomal protein L29, translating into MSAGTKASELRELGDEELLAKLREAKEELFNLRFQAATGQLENHGRLKAVRKDIARIYTLMRERELGIETVESA; encoded by the coding sequence ATGTCGGCCGGTACCAAGGCGTCCGAGCTGCGCGAACTGGGTGACGAGGAGCTTCTCGCGAAGCTCCGCGAAGCCAAGGAAGAGCTGTTCAACCTCCGCTTCCAGGCGGCGACCGGTCAGCTCGAGAACCACGGTCGGCTCAAGGCCGTCCGGAAGGACATCGCGCGGATCTACACCCTGATGCGTGAGCGCGAGCTGGGCATCGAGACGGTGGAGAGCGCCTGA
- the rplW gene encoding 50S ribosomal protein L23, with protein sequence MATRHPSIASKAAKAKKVARIAKAKRHETEGKNTVETPISKSFTDPRDVLLKPVVSEKSYALLDEGKYTFIVAPGANKTQIKQAVQAVFSVKVTGVNTINRQGKRKRTKTGFGQRAGSKRAIVTLAEGDRIDIFGGPAA encoded by the coding sequence ATGGCTACGCGTCACCCGAGCATCGCCTCGAAGGCCGCCAAGGCCAAGAAGGTCGCCCGCATCGCCAAGGCGAAGCGGCACGAGACCGAGGGCAAGAACACCGTCGAGACGCCGATCAGCAAGTCGTTCACGGACCCCCGTGACGTGCTGCTGAAGCCGGTTGTCTCGGAGAAGAGCTACGCGCTCCTCGACGAGGGCAAGTACACCTTCATCGTGGCCCCGGGCGCCAACAAGACCCAGATCAAGCAGGCCGTCCAGGCGGTCTTCTCGGTCAAGGTCACCGGGGTCAACACGATCAACCGCCAGGGCAAGCGCAAGCGCACCAAGACCGGTTTCGGTCAGCGCGCGGGCTCCAAGCGCGCGATCGTGACCCTCGCTGAGGGCGACCGTATCGACATCTTCGGCGGTCCGGCCGCGTAA
- the rpsS gene encoding 30S ribosomal protein S19, which produces MPRSLKKGPFVDGHLIKKVDVQNEAGSKNVIKTWSRRSMIVPAMLGHTIAVHNGKTHIPVFVTESMVGHKLGEFSPTRTFRGHVKDDRKSKRR; this is translated from the coding sequence ATGCCGCGCAGTCTCAAGAAGGGGCCCTTCGTCGACGGCCACCTCATCAAGAAGGTGGACGTACAGAACGAGGCCGGCTCCAAGAACGTCATCAAGACCTGGTCCCGCCGCTCGATGATCGTCCCGGCCATGCTCGGCCACACGATCGCGGTGCACAACGGCAAGACCCACATCCCGGTGTTTGTCACCGAGTCGATGGTCGGCCACAAGCTCGGCGAGTTCTCGCCGACGCGCACCTTCCGGGGTCACGTCAAGGACGACCGGAAGTCGAAGCGCCGCTAG
- the mycP gene encoding type VII secretion-associated serine protease mycosin, translated as MSTRNTWRTASGAVASAVTGLLLLGATATPVHAASTRSRQWHLDAMHAEEMWRTSTGKGITVAVIDTGVDPDNPDLKGRVLDGKDLAPPSRSGDEHTDYDGHGTGMAGLIAGTGAYDGGNGAFGLAPGAKILPVRMPADSDTNGFAGPSYFSEAIRYAADAGAEVINISMGGRLDSPQLTAAVRYALDHGSLVFAAVGNDGDKGDPVEYPAATPGVVGVAAVGRDLRGTAESASGPQVDMAAPGEDMVHACGGATGLCKSHGTSDATALASASAALIWSKHPTWTNNQVLRVLLDTIGAPTDGAKRNDSIGYGIVRPRVALQDAGDPGAAGTYPLPDLQASAPRSPGATAPKGSAVEAKEANGATEVSSHEDGGTALWTGLGTGVVVVLGAVIAVAAVRRRRTSTARPPVPRRPV; from the coding sequence ATGTCCACGAGGAACACCTGGCGCACGGCGTCCGGCGCCGTGGCCTCAGCCGTGACGGGCCTTCTGCTCCTCGGCGCTACGGCCACTCCGGTCCACGCCGCCTCCACCCGCTCCCGACAGTGGCACCTGGACGCCATGCACGCGGAGGAGATGTGGCGAACGAGTACGGGCAAGGGCATCACGGTCGCCGTGATCGACACCGGAGTCGACCCGGACAACCCGGACTTGAAGGGGCGGGTGCTCGACGGCAAGGACCTCGCGCCGCCGAGCCGCTCCGGTGACGAGCACACGGACTACGACGGCCATGGCACGGGGATGGCCGGACTCATCGCGGGAACCGGCGCCTACGACGGGGGTAACGGCGCGTTCGGTCTCGCTCCAGGGGCCAAGATCCTTCCCGTCCGCATGCCCGCGGACAGCGATACCAATGGCTTCGCCGGGCCCTCCTACTTCAGCGAGGCGATCCGTTACGCGGCGGACGCCGGAGCCGAGGTCATCAACATTTCCATGGGCGGGCGTCTCGACAGCCCGCAGCTGACGGCCGCGGTGAGATACGCCCTGGACCACGGCTCGCTCGTCTTCGCGGCCGTAGGAAATGACGGGGACAAGGGCGACCCGGTCGAGTATCCGGCGGCAACGCCCGGCGTGGTCGGAGTGGCGGCGGTGGGCAGGGACCTCCGTGGGACCGCCGAATCCGCATCCGGCCCGCAGGTCGACATGGCGGCCCCGGGCGAGGACATGGTCCATGCCTGCGGCGGCGCGACGGGCCTCTGCAAGAGCCATGGCACCAGTGACGCCACCGCCCTGGCCTCCGCCTCCGCCGCCCTGATCTGGTCCAAGCACCCCACCTGGACCAACAACCAGGTCCTCCGCGTCCTGCTCGACACGATCGGCGCCCCGACGGACGGCGCGAAGCGCAACGACTCGATCGGGTACGGCATCGTCCGGCCGCGGGTCGCGCTTCAGGATGCCGGTGATCCGGGGGCAGCCGGCACCTACCCGCTCCCGGACCTCCAGGCCTCGGCGCCGCGGTCTCCCGGCGCTACGGCCCCCAAGGGTTCCGCCGTTGAGGCCAAGGAGGCGAACGGGGCGACGGAAGTCTCCTCCCACGAGGACGGGGGCACTGCCCTCTGGACCGGCCTGGGCACAGGTGTTGTCGTGGTCCTTGGTGCCGTGATCGCGGTGGCCGCCGTCCGCAGGCGTCGGACATCCACCGCGCGGCCTCCGGTTCCGCGCCGGCCCGTCTGA
- a CDS encoding translation initiation factor IF-2: protein MSAAAPGTGSTSFEEMSHEQMLAWLDQANSGTVRLAADRLTAAAEEIRRIGEELKVRPQYVEWKGEGADAFRTWAGDLANSTLRLGDFSDDAAKWLGQTSDAIAHVQASIPRDTKNAQANPNAASRAHNTADTTAVTPNSATELAAIAAAKEKTRQEAASQMLKLGQSYRLSATQLDGLERPVFPPPPDAIRPPERYGSSEDLARSEGVSSHRVSGGATASGPVGAGGVAHSPAVPPDQSGVKTIIGGQTSADRPVLEGRERSAQVGIDSVASLPHAPHTATSTTGGVPSPVRPETGAFSPAGGIAAPIAGVASRGRIGSGGPGRSAVGGRMSGPLGQGTGSVIGRGAGEAGPVANRDPRGSGAASGRSAPGGGMPAGRGVPAGSGIVGGRPTGTPATGGSTGRPPGSTVVGGERAGSRGPAGRMPVAEPGRQATAAPVAGRSFPAPSNGVVGRTPQRTARAPARPDAPVPSAPTRGGISGGTPTERGPRGGVPGGAARPSGRTGQGKQEQRARRRGEPPPSG from the coding sequence ATGTCCGCCGCAGCACCCGGAACCGGCAGCACGTCCTTCGAGGAGATGAGCCACGAGCAGATGCTCGCGTGGCTCGACCAGGCGAACTCGGGCACGGTACGGCTCGCCGCCGACCGCCTCACCGCCGCCGCCGAGGAGATCCGCAGGATCGGCGAGGAACTCAAGGTCCGCCCGCAGTACGTGGAGTGGAAGGGCGAGGGAGCCGACGCATTCCGCACCTGGGCCGGCGACCTGGCCAACTCCACCCTGCGCCTGGGCGACTTCAGCGACGACGCCGCGAAGTGGCTGGGCCAGACCTCCGACGCGATCGCCCACGTACAGGCCTCGATCCCGCGCGACACGAAGAACGCCCAGGCGAACCCGAACGCGGCGTCCCGGGCCCACAACACCGCGGACACCACGGCCGTCACCCCCAACTCCGCGACCGAACTCGCCGCCATCGCCGCAGCCAAGGAGAAGACCCGCCAGGAGGCCGCGTCCCAGATGCTCAAGCTGGGCCAGTCTTACCGACTGTCGGCCACACAGCTGGACGGGTTGGAGCGGCCTGTGTTTCCGCCGCCGCCGGATGCGATCCGACCGCCGGAGAGGTATGGGTCGTCGGAAGATCTGGCTCGCTCCGAAGGCGTGAGTTCCCACAGGGTGAGTGGGGGCGCCACGGCGTCCGGTCCGGTTGGGGCCGGCGGTGTCGCACATTCGCCTGCCGTTCCTCCGGACCAGTCCGGGGTGAAGACGATCATCGGCGGGCAGACGTCGGCCGATCGCCCGGTCCTGGAGGGAAGGGAACGCTCCGCGCAGGTCGGGATCGACTCGGTGGCCTCTCTGCCTCATGCACCTCACACCGCCACGAGTACGACGGGCGGGGTGCCGTCGCCGGTCCGTCCGGAGACGGGTGCGTTCTCGCCAGCGGGCGGAATCGCCGCACCGATCGCGGGAGTTGCCTCGCGCGGGCGCATCGGCTCCGGTGGGCCGGGCAGATCCGCTGTCGGCGGACGTATGTCCGGTCCGCTCGGGCAGGGCACCGGTTCGGTCATCGGCCGGGGCGCGGGCGAGGCGGGTCCGGTCGCCAACCGCGACCCGCGCGGTTCCGGCGCGGCATCCGGTCGTAGCGCTCCCGGCGGGGGCATGCCCGCCGGCCGTGGCGTTCCGGCCGGCTCGGGAATCGTCGGTGGGCGTCCGACCGGAACGCCCGCCACCGGCGGATCGACCGGACGGCCGCCAGGCAGCACGGTCGTCGGTGGAGAGCGGGCGGGAAGCCGGGGTCCGGCAGGCCGGATGCCGGTCGCGGAGCCTGGGAGGCAAGCGACGGCCGCTCCGGTGGCCGGGCGTTCCTTCCCCGCACCGTCGAACGGTGTCGTCGGCCGCACTCCGCAGCGGACAGCCCGTGCTCCGGCTCGCCCTGACGCACCGGTACCGTCCGCCCCGACGCGAGGAGGCATCTCCGGCGGTACGCCCACCGAGCGCGGTCCCCGGGGTGGAGTGCCCGGCGGGGCCGCCCGGCCGAGCGGTCGTACGGGACAGGGGAAACAGGAACAGCGGGCTCGCCGCCGTGGCGAACCACCGCCCTCCGGCTGA
- a CDS encoding alpha/beta hydrolase produces the protein MDLATLKALKPTEYAEAAGGYRSTSDMASAAKDRIENQIAVAMRNSLKGEAATAAVGQLMELGKNFHYIQVECGLVGTALDAFSYEVGAAKSKLDAALEGARAAKLTVNADGSITYPPAGEKDQDGKIPDGGTVSGLTDGTASAIGRQAADFDPNPQHRLAQDYADQIAGALKEATEADDKWAPKLRALKADDDLTVSDKDWADASSDTKGVTEAGKKYLDSLPQPPGNGSTKDNAEWWKGLTAEEQSAWISMRPDSVGAIDGLPATVRDEANRIVLAEAHGVAQGEYDTWLKQHPEPSPRYQPYIDPYTGTIMKSISVETQEWKDWEESRKSASKSLDGMDAIQKRFDATGTNGLPDAYLLGFSTEGDGRAIVANGNPDTADHTAVYVPGTTAELGNIEGNMNRMANVWHAANDEADGKAVSTITWLGYDAPDSVVKDAPFEHYAYDGAPAFRNFMDGLDTSHSGDSPAHTTVIAHSYGTTLVGAAAETGHLNADDVVFAGSPGVKVSGADEMDVPKGHVWNEEADGDVVPDLGRWGHGGHRFVIPSDPEFGANQMTTDTEGHSGYWDENSKSLRNQALVVVGKSDDVALKPPPDPWSHMR, from the coding sequence ATGGATCTCGCGACACTCAAGGCCCTGAAGCCGACCGAGTACGCGGAGGCGGCCGGCGGATACCGCAGCACCTCCGACATGGCGAGCGCGGCCAAGGACCGTATCGAGAACCAGATCGCCGTGGCCATGCGGAACTCGCTGAAGGGCGAGGCCGCGACCGCGGCGGTCGGACAGCTGATGGAGCTGGGCAAGAACTTCCACTACATCCAGGTCGAGTGCGGTCTTGTCGGTACGGCGCTCGATGCGTTCTCGTACGAGGTGGGAGCGGCCAAGAGCAAGCTCGACGCGGCGCTCGAAGGCGCGCGGGCGGCGAAGCTCACCGTGAACGCCGACGGTTCGATCACCTATCCGCCGGCGGGGGAGAAGGACCAGGACGGCAAGATCCCCGATGGCGGCACGGTGAGCGGCCTCACGGACGGCACGGCCTCCGCGATCGGTCGCCAGGCGGCCGACTTCGACCCCAATCCCCAGCACCGTCTCGCGCAGGACTACGCGGACCAGATCGCCGGTGCCCTCAAGGAAGCCACGGAGGCGGACGACAAGTGGGCCCCGAAACTGAGGGCGTTGAAGGCCGACGACGATCTGACCGTGTCCGACAAGGACTGGGCCGACGCGTCCTCGGACACGAAGGGCGTGACCGAGGCCGGCAAGAAGTACCTCGACTCGCTGCCCCAGCCGCCCGGGAACGGCAGTACGAAGGACAACGCGGAGTGGTGGAAGGGGCTCACCGCGGAGGAGCAGTCCGCGTGGATCTCCATGCGCCCCGACAGCGTGGGCGCGATCGACGGGCTGCCCGCCACGGTCCGGGACGAGGCGAACCGGATCGTGCTCGCCGAGGCGCACGGTGTCGCGCAGGGCGAGTACGACACCTGGCTGAAGCAGCACCCCGAACCCTCGCCGCGCTATCAGCCCTACATCGATCCCTACACCGGGACCATCATGAAGAGCATCAGCGTGGAGACTCAGGAGTGGAAGGACTGGGAAGAGTCCAGAAAGTCCGCCAGTAAATCCCTCGACGGCATGGATGCGATCCAGAAGCGTTTCGACGCGACCGGCACGAACGGACTTCCCGACGCGTACCTCCTGGGATTCAGCACCGAAGGAGACGGCCGCGCGATCGTCGCCAACGGAAACCCGGACACCGCGGATCACACGGCGGTTTATGTTCCGGGTACGACGGCGGAGCTGGGAAATATCGAAGGCAACATGAACCGAATGGCCAATGTCTGGCACGCGGCCAATGACGAGGCCGATGGGAAAGCTGTCTCCACGATCACCTGGCTCGGCTACGACGCACCGGACAGCGTGGTGAAGGACGCACCGTTCGAGCACTATGCGTACGACGGCGCTCCGGCTTTTCGTAATTTCATGGACGGTCTTGACACGTCACATTCCGGAGATTCGCCGGCGCACACCACCGTGATCGCGCACTCGTACGGAACGACCCTGGTCGGCGCGGCGGCCGAGACGGGGCATCTCAACGCCGATGACGTCGTCTTCGCCGGTAGCCCCGGCGTCAAGGTGTCCGGCGCCGATGAGATGGACGTGCCCAAGGGGCATGTGTGGAACGAGGAGGCCGACGGAGACGTGGTGCCGGATCTCGGCCGTTGGGGCCACGGCGGGCACCGCTTCGTCATCCCCAGCGATCCGGAATTCGGCGCCAACCAGATGACTACCGACACCGAGGGCCACAGCGGTTATTGGGATGAGAACTCGAAGAGTCTGAGGAACCAGGCCCTTGTCGTCGTCGGGAAGAGCGATGACGTGGCGCTGAAGCCGCCGCCCGATCCGTGGTCCCACATGAGGTAG